The DNA region ATCATCCAAACCCTCTTGGATTTTCATAATACTAATAATACTATAATAAATAATTTCTTATTCTTTTTACGAAACACAGTACAGACGCAGACGCTCACAAACACACGCGCACACTCATCAAATGAATACACGCACGCAACCCAGTCCCTAGGAGCACCTTCGAGAGACTGAGCCAGCAAATCCTCGCGATCGATGAAGTTACCACAGGCGTCTCACTGTCGACGAGCATGTTGTCTACCACTAAAAGAATAACACCGATTAAATCctgaaataaatctagaaaatcgTAGTCTTATTCTCAAAAAATAATTTCGCAATTTTAGATTAAACCTTCCGTCAAAATATGCTCGCCCGTGCAGATTTGGCATTgtttctctcctttcctctcaGTCATCTTCTTTTGGCCGTGCAGATACTTACTTCATTCAGATTTCAGAGTGGTACTCGCATATGCCACACCACATGAAGGGGAATCATGACACTTCCTGTTCAGCTGTCCGTGTTCGATCGAATTAAGATACGGCTTGAAAGAGACGGACAGAAAACGCCGTTGCGCCAACAATTAACTCGTGGGGGGGTACATACGCGTCTTCCCCAACACCAGCAGGATCTTCCGGCTGGAGACTTGGGGTCTGGGCGTGGATTAAATTGATCGATGAGCTAGTTGGTGAGTGGTGACTGCTACTAGAAACTGCAAGAAGGAATGATTCCAGGCGGCAATCAGGGGGCCATGTTCCCTTGATTGAAGAACTCTCCCTTTCAGCTACTGCATGCTGCTCCTACTAACAAGATTGGCACTAATCCCACTTGGTCAAAGGCCAGGTAGGATACTAGCAATACTCCAGTGTATATGCACTGCTCACTTCGCCaaaaaaaataattttttttttaaaaaaggtatGGACATGATCATAGCCACGGGAGTGTATCGCTCCCGTTACTATTTGTGGTCAACTTTGAGGCGAGGCGACCAATTATTGGAGTATACGTATGAGCATGGCTGTCTAAATATATCCGGGTCATCACCTGGCTTGAGTTCAAAGCCACAAGGACGGAAGAAAAATTAAGGCCGTGGCGTCGTCTTGCTAAACGTGGAAGCTTATCCCACCCGCCTCGTGGCGCCATTTCGCAGTCATGCATGCTGCGGCTAATACAATATGCAGTTAACTAATGACTCTGGGATTTGAAGATCTCTTGCTACTGCTAGTattttattcatgcacttaTGCATAGATTATCAGATTGTGTGGTACCACCGGACGCTAGCACGCTGCCGCCACATGAACAACACAACTGCAATGTGAGGTCCGAGCTATCGGCGGACCAGGCATCGTTGGGCTGTAAAGAATGGCACCAACAGGCCCAACAATGAAACTGGCCCTACATTCTGATGAGATGACCACCCCATACGGCCATACCCGATCAGGATCCATCAGTCAAATAAACTAGAAAGGCGCACGCCGCACTGGGCTAGTATTCCGTGGCGTACAGGACTGTAGTTGATACAAATTTTAGTTTTTATATATAGTAATTATTGTACGTAGCTAAATGTAAATTTTTTTTAATCAATACAGGTAAGATAAATCCATCGTTTCGTTATTTTCGCATAGTTGTTATTGTCTAAAGCCCGTTGTTATACTTGGTATATATTTAGGCCAATCTATTATCGTGATGCTATTTTTTAAGTAATATATTATTTTGGGTATCACAATGGAACTATGATATTTTTTTCCTATATTTGTTGTGGTGAAAGGAGTGGTAAAATATTTATTGGGGTGGGCGGAGTATAATTAGCCGGAAGCTTGATGTAATTGCGAAATGAGGAGAGTTGAACTTCCAATCATGAGATTTGGCAATTAATTGACGTGATGGTATTTTCTTTAAAAAAGTAGGGGCTATATTAAAATATAGTGCGTTATTGTGGAGGTAGCATGAGAAGCCATAGAAAAACGGTGGAACGATATCATATTTTTAGCAAAATAGGATTTTATGTTGTTGTGGTAATTATTCATGTAAGTAGTGTCAGTATTAGAAAATGACATATTCTTATAGGGTTTGTACGTTTTTCTGTTAAAGAATAGGATCTCAGAGCGTGGCGGGTTAGTTGTGTAAGATATGGAGGTTCTTTTTTCAAGAATAATTCATTGGACTGTGGTTTGATTTTCAGCAAATAGAAGGGGACATTTGTGCAAACGAATTACGAAAatgttttgaattttaaaaTTTCCTCTATAATGAAGTTGtagtttttgaatttttgatcaaattttgtaTTGAACAACTTTTGATTTCAACGCCTTTTGGTGTTCAAATTTTATGATAATGTTGCTCGTGTAGAAGTAACGGATGGAATAGATTGTGGTTTGATTTAATTAAAATCCGAGGGTTTTCCTTAAGAAATCCTGAGAGAGGACCAGGACGGCGAGTTGATTTTATGAAAACTCAAGGTTTTCTTTGCAAATTTTCCCGAACCGCGTAGGGCCCGTATTTGGTGTCGTCGGATTGTAGTTGATTTAGGTCATGTAAAGAGTAGTAATTATTGTATGTGTAGGTATCATGGTCTGCAGCACGTTGTTGTACTTGGTATATATTTTGGACTCTCTATTATCGTGACGCTACTATTATTTTTAGTATGGAAATGGAACTATCATTTTTTGTTATATTAGTGTTTTGGTTATCATTTATTTTAAAAGTTTGTTTTGTAGCGAACCTTTAAGTTTtgaaattttgagcaatttTGTATTCAAAACTTATTGACGTGAAGACGTTTTGGTGTCCGAATTGTAGGTAGAATGGATCCTACGTAAATATTTATGCGGATGAATTGTAAAAGCGTTTTGAATTTGAAATCGTACTGTATAATAAAGATGTAGATTTTGAATCTATGAGCAATTTTTGTATTGAACATTTTTTAATTTGAAGCCGTTTGATGTCCATATGGTAGGTATGACGGATCGCACGCAAGCATTTGTACAAATGAGTTGTGAAAGCGTTTTGAATTCTAAAATTTGCTCTATGATAAAGTTGAAGTTTTGAATTTTTATCAAATTCTATATTGAACAATTTTTGACTTCAACACGTTTTGGTGTTCAAATTATACGTATAGTGGTGCTCGTGTAGAAGTAAGGGATGGAATGTTTTGTGGTTTGATTTAATTAAAATCTGAGAGTTTTTTTCTGAAGAAATTTCTGAGGGACAATACGGTGGGTTGATTTGATAAGAACTTAGGGTTTTCTTTGCAAATTTTCCAAACTGGGAAGATtggactgcaggttgattcCAAGAAAAGTTGTGGGTTTCTCTGCAAAATTACCTAAGAGAGGAGGCCCAACCGCAGGTTGATTTCTCTGAAGTCCACAGGTTTTTTGCAAAATAATCAGGACACTCACGATCTGGGCCATCCATCCGGCCGATCCAACGTCGGGAATTGCCCGTGATGTGGCCACTCTCTCCGGCCACCTTTTGGTGCAGAAATTGTATATAGAGAAACACGCCCTTCACAGATCACACATATGCATGTTACTTTATCATTTCTGAACTAACTGCTGAATATAATCTCAAAATTAACAATAATATTTCCCATAATTTCGGGGGGAAATTGAAGCATTAATCCAGTATAAAACTGGGTGCATCTTCCAGGTACCAGGCAGCAGACAGGCAGACGCAGAGCCAGACAAAGCTGGGAGGCGGATCACTAATCTCAACCATTACAGAAGAAACACACGAGGCAATATTGAGGGAAAATTTCACTACCTTTCAGAGATATATAAGCCAACACTTGAGAAATTGGAATATACCATTACTAGAGTTCCCGCTAATAAAATCCTGTAAAGAATCCATGTGATACTCGGCAGATTCAGAACTATAATTTGGTCTGAACAAAAGGTAACCTTCAAAGTTTATCCTAGGTATCATCTATGAGATGCTGCAAAACTGCTACTTACAGAGTACCCACGTCACCACTGTGACTACAGTATATGGAGGTTACCAAGACAAACCTGTACAGCATTAGCTTCTAGTGCAGTATCCATGGGTAGTTCAGAGAACCCACAACACCACTGTGACTATAGTATATGGAGGGTACCAAGACAAACCTGTACAGCATTAGCTTCTAGGGCAGTATCCATGGGTAGTTCAGAGAACCCACAACACCACTGTGACTATAGTATATGGAGGTTACCAAGACACCTGGACAGCATTAGCTTCTAGTGCAGTATCCATGGGTAGTTCAGAGAACCCACAACGCCACTGTAACTACAGTATATGGAGGTTACCAAGACGAACCTGTACAGCATTAGCTTCTAGCGCAGTATCCATGGGTAGTTAAGTTCAGCCAGTGATCCCACCAGTTCCTGCTTCTCCCTTCCAACTATTAATTGCGCATAGCAGAGCATGATTGGGCACCAAGTTCTTGTCAGGAAGCTGTGTCTTTGTCAATGGCGACACATCATTCTCATGCAGCCACATCTCAATCGCAACCCGCTCGTAAGAGTACCCATCAGACGCAATGCATGGATCCTGCATTACCCTCTGCAgagcaaaaaaagaaaaatatacAAAGCTTCACGTCGCATCTTTCAGGTAAAATAATGGAGACAGCAAACTATGAGTAACTTAATATCGGATTGGCTGTAAGTCTCACTGTAGTTTAATTTTGCATCAGGTACACCATAAAATTCTTTAAATTATAAAATACATCAGCTTAGCTCCAATGCAATTAGGTATCTTCATGAAAGGCAGCTGAACCATTTTCAACAGGACACCTTAATATTCTTAAAATTTTAAAATGGTTCAGCTGCCTTTCATGAAGATAACAAACTAAATGCCTAAACTTAGCCTTGATGCAATTAGGTATGATAGAAAGGACGCGATGCAACAAATACCTTGAGTATAGGGCAGATAAAATGGCTTGGTGGTGCAGTTGGGACTGGCCGTACTGAGTCACGTGCGGTGCTGGCAATCTTGTTCAGCCGCTCTAAAACTACAAGAACATTAGACTTCAGGTCAGGTCGATTCTTGCCTCGCATTTCCAAACAGCTTAGCCCAAGCTGAGCAAGCTCGTATGCTGCTTTTACAGGCCATTTTCCTGCACGCTGGTCCAGGATGTCAACAAGGCGACGCTGTTCCACTGCTCGCTCAACAATGTCTGCTAGCCCCATTGGTGACTTTGCAGTCAGCAGTTGCAAGAATACCATGCCCAAGGCATATACATCAGATTTTGCCGAAACTTGACCTGACCTTTGATACTCTGGGTCCATGTAAAACAGTGTACCAACTAGATCTGTGTGTTTGCGAATTGTATGTGTTGATGAGGCCTCACTTAAAGGAAGTAATGTCGCAATGCCAGCATCGCCAATTTTGCTAGTGAAATTGCTGTCAAGGAGTATATTTGCAGGCTTGAGGTCACGGTGGATAATTGGCTTTGGTCTCGAGCTGTGTAGGTAGATAAGTGCCAATGCTATTTCCCAGGCAATACGGAAACGGTAGTACCATGGGAGTGGGGATGTGCCTCCTTTGCACTGTAACCGATCCTCAAGGCTGCCATTCTCCATGTACTCGTACACCAAGCAGGCTCTGTCCAGACAGGCACCTAGCAGCAGCAACAAATGGCGATGACGGGTCTTACTCAAAACCTCAAGCTGCAGAAGAGAGTGCATCCCATAAGAATTTCATGTACCAACATGACTACATGAGATAATAAGACAAGGCATGTAGTTTTGTATATTCATGGACTTGATTGTAGATTTCAATACAGCACAACTACCTAGCATAGTAGCATGTTGGGTTCTAGCATAGGGGCATATTTGCATACCTTAGCTTTAATTTGTACTGCTAGTACAGACATTTAATCGATGATACAATTATGATCTTGGCACTTAATTGAACTTTGTAATGATGCAGGAAATACCTCCTGTTTGAAATGTTTGGTAACACGGCTGTCGTCAGATTTGAGTAGTTTTATGGCCACAGTTGTTTGGTGGATTTTACCCTTGTACACTGTCCCGTTAGCTCCCGACCCAATCTTAAGTGCCTCTGAAAAAGATGATGTAGCAGATTCCATCTCTTCCCATGTAAACAATATGTATGGCTTGCCTCCCAATTCAAGAAGTTTCTCCAGCTTTTGCATATCATCAGCCTCCCTTGACGCCGTAAGCTGCACATGCTGCTTTTTCAGAGCTTCTTCATTTGCAAGGTCCCTCACATGCCTAGCTTGCGCCTCTGCAGCATACCGCTGCTCCCTCTCTTTCCGTGCTGCCTCAATGGCAGTGTTGATCCTGGAGTGGACCTCCACCAGCCGAGCTTCCTCTTGAGCACGTTTTTCAATTAAGTCAATCATCTAACATATGTTGAAGATATGTAAGATGATGTGAATTTGGAAAGTAATTAGCTGCTAGTATTAAAGAACACTACCTCTAAACTTACTTGCTGAGAAGCGCTGGTGGACTCATCCTCAAC from Panicum hallii strain FIL2 chromosome 9, PHallii_v3.1, whole genome shotgun sequence includes:
- the LOC112878226 gene encoding U-box domain-containing protein 35-like isoform X1, yielding MATQEEAVVPESSSSSDPPITIGLAVSSSKSSKYAVKWALKNFSARERTRFMLIHVRQKVTLVPTPMGNYIPVDQVRDDIASAYEKEVECEAQNMLLMYKNMCNGKVEAEILVVKGDDVAETISGVVSACQIHKLVVGVSSQGNFMRKSKGTRTSSRICKSVPSFCMVYAVSKGGLSMVYSPGSEGNNSYEIFQVNESSNSELYSDDKSSVSDITPSRISGSSLPGGNLDSSSSAEHNRPRSLQEYLTGSTLAAIVDKDQSGSPRGADQITESSNLRISEKSPTVSRALQELMRSEDKASTLCAGHISAPTNLPVSDKAASVKSALQELMLSEDKANTPCASDQISGSSNLPITDKATTVSNALQELMLSEDKDNVNFEREKLKIKLGHMRGVCKLVEDESTSASQQMIDLIEKRAQEEARLVEVHSRINTAIEAARKEREQRYAAEAQARHVRDLANEEALKKQHVQLTASREADDMQKLEKLLELGGKPYILFTWEEMESATSSFSEALKIGSGANGTVYKGKIHQTTVAIKLLKSDDSRVTKHFKQELEVLSKTRHRHLLLLLGACLDRACLVYEYMENGSLEDRLQCKGGTSPLPWYYRFRIAWEIALALIYLHSSRPKPIIHRDLKPANILLDSNFTSKIGDAGIATLLPLSEASSTHTIRKHTDLVGTLFYMDPEYQRSGQVSAKSDVYALGMVFLQLLTAKSPMGLADIVERAVEQRRLVDILDQRAGKWPVKAAYELAQLGLSCLEMRGKNRPDLKSNVLVVLERLNKIASTARDSVRPVPTAPPSHFICPILKRVMQDPCIASDGYSYERVAIEMWLHENDVSPLTKTQLPDKNLVPNHALLCAINSWKGEAGTGGITG
- the LOC112878226 gene encoding U-box domain-containing protein 35-like isoform X2, translated to MATQEEAVVPESSSSSDPPITIGLAVSSSKSSKYAVKWALKNFSARERTRFMLIHVRQKVTLVPTPMGNYIPVDQVRDDIASAYEKEVECEAQNMLLMYKNMCNGKVEAEILVVKGDDVAETISGVVSACQIHKLVVGVSSQGNFMRKSKGTRTSSRICKSVPSFCMVYAVSKGGLSMVYSPGSEGNNSYEIFQVNESSNSELYSDDKSSVSDITPSRISGSSLPGGNLDSSSSAEHNRPRSLQEYLTGSTLAAIVDKDQSGSPRGADQITESSNLRISEKSPTVSRALQELMRSEDKASTLCAGHISAPTNLPVSDKAASVKSALQELMLSEDKANTPCASDQISGSSNLPITDKATTVSNALQELMLSEDKLKIKLGHMRGVCKLVEDESTSASQQMIDLIEKRAQEEARLVEVHSRINTAIEAARKEREQRYAAEAQARHVRDLANEEALKKQHVQLTASREADDMQKLEKLLELGGKPYILFTWEEMESATSSFSEALKIGSGANGTVYKGKIHQTTVAIKLLKSDDSRVTKHFKQELEVLSKTRHRHLLLLLGACLDRACLVYEYMENGSLEDRLQCKGGTSPLPWYYRFRIAWEIALALIYLHSSRPKPIIHRDLKPANILLDSNFTSKIGDAGIATLLPLSEASSTHTIRKHTDLVGTLFYMDPEYQRSGQVSAKSDVYALGMVFLQLLTAKSPMGLADIVERAVEQRRLVDILDQRAGKWPVKAAYELAQLGLSCLEMRGKNRPDLKSNVLVVLERLNKIASTARDSVRPVPTAPPSHFICPILKRVMQDPCIASDGYSYERVAIEMWLHENDVSPLTKTQLPDKNLVPNHALLCAINSWKGEAGTGGITG